A region of the Lytechinus pictus isolate F3 Inbred unplaced genomic scaffold, Lp3.0 scaffold_20, whole genome shotgun sequence genome:
cttaaatggatctgtaccaatgttaaaatgtggcaaaatattcaggatattacaaatatataattttacaaaaaaatttctaagtgtaaattttttttttatacgcactgtatatattcttttttcttctgtttttattataacaaattgaaataaatcacaaaatttacaaatgattattaggtgattgcaaatcacataaacacaagttagttacacaaaaaagacaaaataacaaccataataataaaaaaaaacccacccacttatcctcccccaccccccccaaaaaaaaatggaatgtgGCAAAGTGATGACTTAATATCAGTGTTATCTAAACAAAGATAGGTGATTTGGTAAATAAAgtagacaaaacaaaatatacgaAGCTATGATTATAAAATGGTTTCCCAACAACTATTGATAAGATTAAAAAACACaactggtatatatatatatatatatcccagccatggcgtaatttccttcagcaaaaaatgtatctacattgtgctgcactcaacccaggtcaggtgaatgggtactcggcaggattaattccttgaatgcatgagcgctgaaaagcagctcgagctaaagccggggtaataataataataataacatcgcgcctcggaatagaatatttctatatagatggcgctatataaatgcctattattatcatatctatatatatagTCAGAGGGAACacaatcttaatttcatccgATAAAATAACACGTGTTCTCCCAAGGAGATACAGTTCATGacgataattttcttttcagtgACAGATTCATCCATATCAACAATGTTAAATGCAAGAACCTTAGTAATGTTTGCCTATATgcctttaaaacaaaaattacaaaagagACAAAACAAGAACTCGATCTACTTTCAGGATGAAGAATATAACTTTGAGACAAGTCTCATTATTTTCAAGAAAGCATTAGTTACCTACCGTCATTCAATAATATGACGCAGGCTTTTATTTCCAAAGCAGAATGTTCAAATAGGGCTATGTTTAGGCATATGCACTTAAGAGATTGATATTATCAGCACTTTCATTTACATGAGCTAATTGAGTTTAGGCTCTATCTAAGGCAGCAATTAAGAAAATTATAAGGACTGAAATATCTTCTTGTAGgagaccaaaacaaaaaaaactaaTGATCCTGCCGTTTCAAATCAGTTAGTCGTTACGGTAGGCCTATTAGCAGTTGTGGTGGTTTTTATTATTCTACACCATCCGATGTATTGTTTCAATTAGCGAGATATTCAATAATAATGTATATGGTGTTCGCAAGCGCATACGTTTCGTGTGCGCGTGTATGTGTGTCTGTGGGAGTGCGTGGGTGCTTCTTTGGCTATGCATTCGGCGACGAAATTATACTGAATTACAAGTCTGTCGAACGTCatatataaatatcaaaatcttatttACGAGCAGTCGACGAGGATCAAAACATAAGTTTTCGTCATTAACACTTGACGACTGTCTAATTTAATTgctgaaaaaaatcacattgtGAAAGGGTGTGAAAGCAATATCGCGATCCTCTGAGTGAGATGGTAAACATGACGAATATCATCttctatttcaaattttatttgtgatgaTGCCAAAACTTtacaaagataaataaattgtgGACTAAATTTCTATTGAATCAAGTCTATGATGAAAACAGAGTTCTAATATGTTATATAATTATACTGTTCGTGGATCATATCAACTTATGAGCTAACGTTCCTTCTCGACGTTATTACCGTGGGTTCGTTCTAGCATGGACCTACTTCATGGTTCTAGCAATGGTGTCGCCTTTTAATGCGCTCAAGGCAATCTTTCCGATCAAGACATTTACTGCACCTGAGGATTCAaacgattttgatgaacttctCGCTGAAGGAAAGTGCGGCATGGCAAATGGGATTTGAACTCGAGTCTATCTGATTAACAGGACCTTCATCAACCCATCACAACCCTTCCACGCTTGGGACACCGGACTTCTTTACATTTTTGTTTCCTGTCTGCCTTAACTAAAGACACTAGAGATCATGAATGGAAACGAATATATATCAAATTCAACCATTATTGAAAGGCCAACGCTATTTCAGAGAGTATTGGGCTTTACGAATATAGTTCTGAATGTCATTTCCTGCATGATGACTTTGTTTACGATGTTGTGTATAATACTGAACAAGAACTTTAGAAAACAATCCAATATCATACCCTTCAACATTGTTCTGTGTGATTTCGTTATGGTCATGACGCTTTCTGTTCACTACTTGGTACGTTATGAAGtgatagatttagatttagatttagatttagattttatttccgttcaacaattttttcaaaatataatcaaagtaacaatacatattcaatataatcgataatacagacaaattaatgaaatttcgtaacaaatgttgaatataaattaaacaaaactacaatttgttgcagtaatattatcaatgaaaagaaacaagaaatgaacggagggacttgccaagaaaagcaaaagcttgtagagaaggcaagcccctaaacttAGTACAGTAGTACTGTTATCATTATGCTACGTTCTGTTTTTTTCATCGACGtcgtaattatcatcatcatcgccgtcgtcatcgtcgtcatcatcatcattaggaTGTCGATGACGACGAAGATTTTATGATGATTGATAATTTTGTCATATTCATTATCAATCTAATCATTATTGCAATTTTATAACTATTTgctcatcaacatcatcatcatcattatcactatcatcatattaATTATCATGATGtcgttgatgatgacgatgataatatcATGAtagatgatgattgatgataatatcattttcattatcataactattattattcttatcacTATATTTATATCacaatcatcacaatcatcatcatcatgttcaacatcatcatcgtcatcagtgtgattttgatgacaaaaattaagagctcaatctatttttttaaatcattttttgttgttgcaatgTATAGACTTtcagtagctctataagatgatatcAAGGAAAGGTAAAATTCCCATTGAAAAGTGAAAAAacaaatggcaaagaaaaatcacctttttacaAAAGGGGTTAGATTCATTTTAGTTTGTTCATGTTGTTTGCAAAAGGGAATAGATCCACATAGgtaacttttggggaaaaaatattgaaacaaatatgaagacaggcagatttattttatacccaattttatgttcacatggtagggtACCATGACAacttagtttcgcataagaatattgcaataggggagaataaaacaaaacatgattttCTTAGAATGGTATAAAGTGGATCTGACCCCTTTTGCAAACGAACTcgtctgaagagctcatttgcaaaaggggttagttccatttttcataaaatttgatttttgttgttgtctcaatgtatagatttttagtcgctctgatgaaATTCCAATTAAAACGAGAATAAAAATGGTAAAGAAATCAACTTTTTTACTCAAGATGGGGTGGATCAATTTAAGTTTTTTGGCAAAAGGGGCTAGATCCACAATGACATTTTTTTGCaaacaatatttgaaaaatttgaAGACATATTTAgtaaaatttgataagcaaaatactgaaattttcatcaaaatccgttgaaaataaaaaaaagttatttagtTTTGAAGTTTAgacatattttgtgaaaacagttatatgcacatcgtcatgaatattcattaggtgggctgataattCCCCGCTTTACTTTTTCTCATGTTATatacatgaaattaaaattgtgtgaATTTTATTTCGTTCGTCTCGAGAGGAGACTAATTGAGATCCCGCCTCGCACGTGCGCACTCATTATCGCTTCATCGCAAAATAGCAGGTTCAAACACCTGCAGCACTCTTacagaaaaaaggaattttTCTTCGGAAATACGACGTATTTTTACTCAAAGGACTATTCATATCTATTTTCAGAAGTTATTCAAGGCAAGGTAATAATATCTTGCACTTTGGAATCGTATTTTTACGTTTTCTATCATGACTTCGAGCAACGCTCGTGATCAGGAGTCGGCGGATTTTAGTCCGTCTGCGATCGGACCGAGAGCCTCCTCGGTCCCCGAAACTCCGGCGGCGATGCTCCACCATGGGTCTAAGCACCCCGCGAGCACATCCACCTCCAAAAGCCTCACAAGTCATGAGCCCAAGAGCTCCGTGAGCGGGAAGAAGATCGATAAACGATCTGTTAAGAAACCAGAGAAAGATAAGAAGAAGCAAAGCAATGTTAAAGACGGCAATAACGGATCTCCAGCTTCAGTTTCAACTTCAAATAAGGAGCAGTCGTCCCACTCAcgggatgaaaataaaaacttggcTGATGTTGACAGTCGTTTAACAAAACTGGAATCCATGCTTAACCGTGTCATTGGTGCTCTCCCTTTGCCACCGGAGGAAGATTATGACCAACATTACGCTGAACATGCTCATAATGAGGACTCAgctgatgatcatgatgacattAATCCGTACCAATCATGCCAAAGGCTGTACACGCAACCAGTTGATGTTGATTACGATGACATCACATGTACTTCCCAAGAGGAATCCACATTGCCGAAAATGATTCCCACATTCGCAGCTAAGTTTGCTGCCCAATCTGATGAGGGGCCTCCTCTTGAAGAAGAAATAGCTAGCTCAACAATGTTCATGATGAACAATAAATTGGAGGAGAAAGTCCTCGAAGAGACTGGAATAAAATATTTGCCACCAAGCAACTGCCCCTACTTGGACGTACCTAAAGTGAACCCTGTAATCTTGGAGAATCTGTCTCCTTCAACAAGAAGCAGAGACCTCAAGCTAGCTAGGGTACAGAAGTCCCTCACTAGGGGCTTGACCGCCTTCACTCGCTCAATCTCGTCGGGCAACCTTTCTCCATCTCAACAAGATGCATTGGCCTTGCTGTCTAATgcaaattatgaaatgaatgcTCTACGCAAGGAACAAATAAAGCCTGACATGAATGCGGCATATAGCCACCTATGCAAACCAACTATTCCGGTCACAAAGTTCCTTTTTGGGGACGATTTGGGAAAGCGAGTTAAGGACATGACCGAAGAGCAGAAAGCTACTGGACGAGTTGTAAAAACTTCAGAACCAGGCCGTGGCCGTTATCGAGCTCACGCCAATTACCACCCTTACAGAGCTGGAGATTACTCCCACCAAGGTTACAGAGCTGCAGGGTGGTCTACTCCTAACTATCGACCGCAATCAGGTGCTTCTTACAGGCCTTTTTTAGACAGAAAGGCCCCTATCAGGGGCCGCAGACAGTCACAAGCCCCCATGGTGAAAAAACCACCAGCATCTCTGGGCAGATATCGAGAGAATCCCCAGCGGAAGTAGCTACCATTCTACCCCAAGAGGTAGGTAGCAATAATTCTTTGTTTTGTACAAATGATCATGTAATTGCATGCACCAATAATCCTGACCAAGCATCCCCTGTTGGAGGTCGACTGAAGCAATATTATAATAATTGGAAGAAAATCACATCCGATCATACAATACTAGAAGCTGTCAGGGGTTTTAAGATAGAATTTGATACAAGTTTACCACCTCCAGAAAGGTTGATTTGTCATCAATTTAAACGTAACAGATCAGAAACAGATGAGATATCAGCTGAACTGAGAAACCTTGAAGGAAAGAACGTGATAGAAAGAAGCTCACCCTTTATCAAGGGTGGTTATTTTTCCAACATATTTACAAGGCCAAAGAAAAATGGCAGTCTAAGATTGATCTTGGATCTTTCAGACCTAAATGAATTTGTGGTTAAACAACACTTTAAGATGGATAATATCCATTCTGTGATTTGTCTCTTGgcagaaaattattatatgGCTTCAGTAGACCTCCAAGATGCATACTACTCCATTCCAATTCATTCTGAATTCCGGAAATACTTGCAATTTAATTGGCAAGGACAACAGTGGCAATATAAGGCACTGCCAAATGGGTTAACCTCTGCACCCAGGTTATTCACTAAGATGTTGAAACCATTATTCTCTTCACTACGTGAAAAAGGTCATATTGTACTTGGTTATCTTGATGATACAATCCTTATTggggaaacaaaagaaaaagttgagtCTGCAATTAATGCCACTTTGCAAGTATTTTCAGAATTAGGGTTTAAAGTTCACCCAGAAAAATCAGTACTAAAACCAGTACAGGTGCTCCAGTTCTTAGGCTTTACCCTTAATACAGTAGACATGACCATTAGACTCCCATTAGAGAGAGCTCAGAATGTCAGGGAAGAATGTGAAAAGTTACTCATGCAACCAAAACCCACAATTCGACATGTCGCACATGTTATCGGAAAGATAATCTCCACCTTCCCTGCTGTCCAGCATGGACCATTGTTTTATAGGAatatggagaaagaaaaaatagaagccTTGACAAAGAATAAAGGGCATTATGACAGGATTATGGAGCTATCATGTGAGTCGAAGCAGGAACTAGAATGGTGGATAAGTCATGTAGATAGTGCATTTGCTCCTATCAAAAGGGAAAACCCTAAATTTGAAATCCGCACGGATGCTAGTGGCTATGGATGGGGTGCCACAAATATGCAAGTTCATACAGGGGGAAGGTGGAATCAGTCTGAATATGAAAaggcacaaaataatgaaattaattatcTAGAAATCTTGGCCATCGATCTAGGGCTGAGATCTTTTCATAGTAGTACATCCGATGCCCATATATTAAttagatctgataacacaacagcAGTGTGCTATGTGAATAACATGGGAGGCATTAAATCCCCAAGTTGTAACAAGCTTTCCATAAAAATTTGGAAATGGTGCATGGAACGAAATATCTGGCTTAGTGCTGCACACCTTCCAGGCAGCCAGAATATTGAAGCAGATTATGAATCGCGCAATTTCAATGATAGAACTGAATGGATGCTCAGCAAAAGAGCATACAGAAAAGTCATCCAAAGGTTTGGCAGCCCCCAAATTGATATATTTGCCTCCAGGTTGAATGCACAAACACAAAGATATGTTTCATGGTTGCCAGATCCAAGTGCAGAATCAGTTGATGCATTCACATTAGACTGGGGAAAGCTAGAATTTTATGCCTTCCCTCCTTTCTGCTTATTGGCTAAATGCATTCAAAAGATCAAGTCTGATAGGGCATCGGGCATTTTGGTCGTTCCAAACTGGCCAACACAATCGTGGTTCCCATGCTTTAATAGCATCCTTGTGGATGAACCGTTACTCCTTAGGAGAGACATTAACCTCCTTAGACAACCTGTAACAAATTTACCTCACCCACTTTATGATCGCCTTGATCTTTTGTGTTGCAGGGTATCGGGGGACCCTTCGAGAACATAGGCTTAGATGAAGGGATCACCGATGTGTTGACAGCATCATTGAGGAAGTCTACTCAACGTCAGTACCAAGtatattggacaaaatggacaaaattttgtgaaagcagGAAGAAAAGTCCTCTTCGTTCTTCAGTTAACTTTGTGTTAGAATTTTTAGCAGAACTGTTTCATAGAGAAAAGGCTAGTTATAGTACAATGAATGCAGCAAGAAGTGCATTATCCTTGTATGTAACGCTGGAAAATAGTGTTCATTCTGTGGGGACACAACTAATATTAGACACAACCTCTTATCTGTAGGTTTCTTAAAGGAACCTTTAACCTCAGACCTCCACAAGCACGTTATCAAGACACTTGGGATGTCAGCGTAGCATTCAAATTTCTACGTAGGCTTTCGCCAGCTAAGACTCTAAGTTTGAAGCAGCTTACACATAAACTTTGCTTATTGTTAGCCTTAGTCTCTGCACAAAGGGTGCAAACATTACATTTGTTAAATTTAGATAAGATGGAACTGAAACAAAGTTCAGTGAGTTTTCATGTTGATGAACTACTCAAGCACAGCAGACCAGGTCACCATGGTTTCACTATGAAGTTGAAGGCATATCCGTCAGACAGGAGGGTGTGTATTGTTAATTATCTACGAGCATATATGAAAAGAACCGAGTCTATCAGAGGACTAGAGCGACGCCTGTTCATTAGCTATACCAAGCCATATGGCAAAGTTACATCACAGACCATATCAAGATGGATCAAAGTGACATTAGCAGGCGCCGGGATTGACACTTCAGTGTATAAATCACATTCTACAAGATCAGCTGCAACATCGGCAGCAATCAGAGCAAGTGTGCCTATTTCTAGCATCATGAATCAAGCTGGATGGTCAAGAGAAAAAACCTTCCAGCAATAT
Encoded here:
- the LOC129268443 gene encoding uncharacterized protein LOC129268443; translation: MTSSNARDQESADFSPSAIGPRASSVPETPAAMLHHGSKHPASTSTSKSLTSHEPKSSVSGKKIDKRSVKKPEKDKKKQSNVKDGNNGSPASVSTSNKEQSSHSRDENKNLADVDSRLTKLESMLNRVIGALPLPPEEDYDQHYAEHAHNEDSADDHDDINPYQSCQRLYTQPVDVDYDDITCTSQEESTLPKMIPTFAAKFAAQSDEGPPLEEEIASSTMFMMNNKLEEKVLEETGIKYLPPSNCPYLDVPKVNPVILENLSPSTRSRDLKLARVQKSLTRGLTAFTRSISSGNLSPSQQDALALLSNANYEMNALRKEQIKPDMNAAYSHLCKPTIPVTKFLFGDDLGKRVKDMTEEQKATGRVVKTSEPGRGRYRAHANYHPYRAGDYSHQGYRAAGWSTPNYRPQSGASYRPFLDRKAPIRGRRQSQAPMVKKPPASLGRYRENPQRK